A single region of the Nicotiana sylvestris chromosome 6, ASM39365v2, whole genome shotgun sequence genome encodes:
- the LOC104249258 gene encoding uncharacterized protein, giving the protein MVDLGRDIQVNIPLIDTLKEMPGYAKMMKDLMSRKFDFQELATITLTQTCSAIVTRPIAEKLSDLGSFTISCTIGNYAFAKALCDLGASINLMPLAIYKRLGIGRARPTSMLLQLADRTVKRPSGILDDVLVQVGKFVFPADFVILHCRVDEEIPIILGRRFLATRSALIDYEIGELKMRLNDEEITFNVQKSMQRPSEFANCSLIDAVDVILEEEDETLNTKDPLAACLINLDEAN; this is encoded by the coding sequence atggtagATTTAGGTCGTGACATTCAGGTAAACATTCCATTGATTGACACCTTAAAGGAAATGCCTGGTTATGCAaagatgatgaaggacttgatgtctcgTAAATTTGATTTTCAAGAATTGGCCACGATTACACTAACTCAGACATGTAGTGCTATTGTGACGAGACCCATAGCTGAGAAGCTGTCTGACCTAGGCAGTTTCACAATCTCATGCACAATAGGCAACTATGCGTTTGCTAAGGCActgtgtgatttgggggcaagcatAAACCTGATGCCCCTAGCTATTTACAAAAGGTTaggcattggaagagctagacccacgtcCATGTTACTACAGCTGGCTGACCGGACAGTGAAGAGGCCCTCTGGTATTCTTGATGATGTATTAGTACAGGTTGGGAAGTTTGTGTTCCCAGCAGATTTTGTCATTCTTCACTGTCGGGTTGACgaggaaattcccataattttgggaagacgaTTCTTGGCCACTAGGAGTGCTCTAATTGACTATGAAATTGGAGAGCTCAAAATGAGATTAAATgatgaagagataacattcaacGTGCAGAAATCTATGCAGCGACCAAGTGAATTTGCTAATTGCTCTTTAATAGATGCCGTGGATGTAATTTTGGAGGAGGAAGATGAGACATTGAATACTAAAGACCCTCTAGCAGCCTGTCTCATAAACTTAGATGAAGCAAATTGA